A genomic window from Gossypium hirsutum isolate 1008001.06 chromosome D10, Gossypium_hirsutum_v2.1, whole genome shotgun sequence includes:
- the LOC107915237 gene encoding multiple organellar RNA editing factor 7, mitochondrial: MEPRDTSLCILSRYFSSDLGSNNSVLPEATKLTRTPILVEGCDYERWFVVMEALNRYPLRDEIVGSYIKTLAMALGIEEDAKKSIYSVSTKYYYAFGCKVPEDLVFKIKTLPNVKWVLPDSYSGDPGDNSYGGEPFIDGKVAPYDDKYHSDWIQAQNDDRSQETTHPRKAS, encoded by the exons atggag ccccgtgacactagttTATGCATACTCTCGAGATATTTCTCCAGCGACTTAGGATCTAATAACTCAGTGCTTCCTGAGGCAACCAAGTTGACTCGGACGCCAATTCTAGTGGAGGGATGTGACTATGAACGCTGGTTCGTAGTTATGGAAGCTCTCAACAGATACCCACTTCGAGATGAGATCGTTGGCAGCTACATTAAAACCCTAGCAATGGCTTTGGGAAT TGAGGAGGATGCCAAGAAGTCTATATACTCAGTTTCCACCAAGTATTATTATGCATTTGGTTGCAAAGTACCAGAAGATTTGGTTTTTAAGATTAAAA CTCTACCTAATGTGAAATGGGTTTTACCAGATTCTTATTCGGGGGACCCTGGTGATAATAGCTATGGAG GAGAACCGTTCATTGATGGGAAGGTTGCTCCGTATGATGACAAGTATCACTCTGACTGGATCCAGGCTCAAAATGATGATAGAAGTCAAGAAACAACTCATCCAAGAAAAGcaagttga
- the LOC107913875 gene encoding trimethyltridecatetraene synthase → MATPSWFSYLTPWLATLALILFSLRLCRRRKLNLPPGPKPWPIIGNLNLVGSLPHQSIYALSRKYGPIMQLKFGSFPVVVASSVEMAKAVLKTNDVIFTDRPKTAAGKYTTYNYSDITWSPYGPYWRQALKICLTELFNAKRLESYQYIRREEMNLFLKRLHESSGTQIVLKDHLSSLSLNVISRMVFGKKYTEGSGENEIVTPNEFKEMLDELFLLNGVLDIGDSIPWLSFLDLQGYIKRMKALSKRFDRFLEHVLDEHNARREGAEDYVAKDMVDVLLQLSEDPNLEVKLERHGVKAFTQDMIAGGTESSAVTVEWAISELLKKPEILAKATEELDMVIGRERWVEEKDVVSLPYIDSIAKETMRLHPVAPMLVPRVARQDCEIAGYDIPKGTRAFVNVWTIGRDPSLWDNPNEFWPDRFMGKSIDVKGHDFELLPFGAGRRMCPGYPLGIKVIQASLANVLHGFTWKLPNNTTKEDLNMEEIFGLSTPKKYPLEAIAEPRLPLHMYS, encoded by the exons ATGGCAACTCCCTCTTGGTTTTCTTACTTGACGCCATGGCTTGCCACTCTAGCTCTTATCCTCTTCTCCCTTCGCCTCTGTCGTCGCCGGAAACTCAACTTACCACCCGGTCCAAAACCCTGGCCGATAATCGGCAACCTCAATCTCGTTGGCTCACTTCCCCACCAGTCCATCTATGCTCTCTCCCGAAAATACGGTCCCATCATGCAACTCAAATTCGGGTCATTCCCCGTCGTCGTTGCTTCATCAGTTGAAATGGCCAAAGCCGTGTTGAAAACCAACGATGTCATCTTCACCGACCGGCCTAAAACCGCTGCTGGCAAATACACTACTTACAATTACTCTGATATTACATGGTCTCCCTACGGTCCATACTGGCGTCAGGCACTAAAAATATGCCTAACAGAGCTTTTCAATGCGAAACGTCTAGAATCATACCAGTATATCCGTAGAGAAGAGATGAATTTGTTTCTCAAAAGGTTGCACGAATCATCTGGCACCCAAATCGTTTTGAAAGATCATCTTTCGAGCTTGAGCCTTAATGTAATCAGTAGGATGGTGTTTGGGAAAAAATACACGGAGGGGAGTGGCGAGAACGAGATTGTGACCCCAAATGAGTTCAAGGAGATGTTGGACGAGTTGTTCTTGCTTAACGGGGTGCTAGATATCGGTGACTCGATCCCTTGGCTCAGTTTCCTAGATTTGCAGGGCTATATAAAGAGAATGAAGGCCTTGAGCAAAAGATTCGACAGGTTCTTGGAGCATGTGTTGGATGAACACAACGCGAGGAGAGAAGGGGCGGAAGATTATGTTGCGAAGGACATGGTGGATGTGCTTTTGCAGCTTTCTGAGGACCCCAATCTTGAGGTCAAGCTTGAAAGGCATGGTGTTAAGGCATTTACTCAG GACATGATAGCTGGTGGAACAGAGAGTTCAGCCGTGACTGTAGAATGGGCAATCTCGGAGCTATTGAAAAAACCCGAAATTTTGGCAAAGGCCACGGAAGAACTCGACATGGTGATCGGCAGGGAGCGATGGGTCGAAGAGAAGGATGTTGTGAGCCTACCTTACATCGACTCGATAGCCAAGGAAACAATGCGGTTGCACCCGGTGGCACCAATGCTAGTGCCTCGCGTGGCTCGCCAAGACTGTGAAATAGCCGGTTATGACATTCCCAAGGGAACTAGAGCCTTTGTAAACGTTTGGACAATTGGGAGAGACCCTAGCCTTTGGGACAACCCCAATGAATTTTGGCCCGACAGGTTCATGGGAAAGAGTATTGATGTGAAAGGACATGATTTTGAGTTGTTGCCATTTGGAGCCGGAAGAAGAATGTGTCCCGGATATCCCCTAGGTATTAAGGTCATTCAAGCAAGTTTAGCTAATGTTTTACATGGATTTACTTGGAAGTTGCCCAATAATACCACTAAGGAAGATCTCAATATGGAGGAAATATTCGGGCTTTCCACCCCTAAAAAGTACCCACTTGAGGCAATTGCAGAGCCTAGGCTCCCACTTCACATGTACTCTTAG